The Candidatus Omnitrophota bacterium genome contains the following window.
TGCCCTTCTTCTTCTCTTTCAGGTGACGGTATTCTTTGACGGCCCCGGAATTAAGCAGTTTCCCGATGGCGAACGCGGCGCCGAATACGCAGATAGGCGAAAGAACCCACCAGGCGAGGATATCGGTATATTTCTCGACAGACATAGTCTCGTAATATATGCCTGCCGCCGCGATGGAAGAGACAATGGCGTAGGTAGTGGGAATGGATACCTTGAATATGCTGGATATAAAATCGTAAGCGGCCGCGACGGCCATGACGACGAAGACGATATAGAAATAGGATTTGAATGTCCGGATGGGGACTATGCCTTCGCTCAGGGTCTTCAAGACGGGAAGGCCGGATATTATCGCGCCGAGGATGACGAAGATCGCGATCAATATCAGCGCTTCCTTCTTCGTGCGCACGCCGGTCCTGTAGGCCGCCTCCATCTCGGCGGCTGCGTTGTTCGCCCCGACGTTCATCGCGAGGAAGACCGCGATAAGGATTATAAAGAAGGTCATGGGAGTAATTATACCAGATTGGAAAATATTTTGGTAGCGGGAACGGTCAGACCGGGATCATCAGTTCCAGGCATTCCCCTTTATGATCGTGTGCCTGATCCTTAAATCCTGGTCGAATATCACGATATCGGCGTCTTTCCCGGGCTCGAGAGAACCCTTCCTGCCGTCGATACCGAGGATGCGCGCCGGATTAAGGCTCGCCATACAGACAGCCTCGGGAAGGCTTACGCCGGCGAACTTCATTATATTCCTGACCGCGTCGTTGAGGCCTATGACGCTTCCGGCCAACTTACCGTTATCGAGCCGCGCTTCTTTGCCCTTTACGCGCACCTTCAGGCCGCCAAGCATGAAGGTTTTTCCGCCGCTCCCTATCCCGTCGGAAATAAGGACGAGTTTACCGGTCCCCTTGGCCTCGACCGCTAATTTTACAGCGGAGGGATCGACGTGGATGCCGTCGGCTATGATGTCCGCGGTAATATTATCGATAGTAAGCGCCGCGCCTATGAGACCGGGCTCCCGGTGGTGTAAAACGGGCATAGCATTAAAAATATGGGTGACATGCGTGGCGCCTTTCTCGGCGGCGGCCTCGACTTCCTTATAGCCGGCGGTCGAGTGGCCGATAAACGGTTTGATGCCGCGGGCCGTCAACGCCTTCAGCAGTCGCATCCCGCCCTTTACCTCGGGCGCGAACGTCATGGCCTTTATGATTCCTTTACCCTCGGAAAAGACATCCTCCATCCCGGAAGGGTCGAACGGGCGTATGTACTTACGGTTCTGGGCGCCGCCGGCCTGAGGGTTAACAAACGGCCCCTCAAAATGGACGCCCAAAAGATTCGTGCCGGGATTCTCTTCGATGAAGTTTTTGACTATTCTTACGGTCTTCAAGAGCGTCGAAAGCGGGGATGAAACTGTAGTAGCGAGAAAACCGGTAACCCCATGCTTAGCCAGCCGGACGCACATCTCTTTCAGGCCCGGACCGTCCAGAGCGACGGCCTTATCGGCGAATATGCCGTGGACGTGCATATCTATGAAACCCGGCGAAACGAAAAGGCCTTTGGCATCCAAGACCTCGCAGCCCTTGGCAGGGACCCCGCCGGCCGGCGAGATCCTTCCGTTATTTACGAAAAGCGTCTTGCCCCGTTCGATCTTACCGGGCAATATCAGGCTGCCGTTCACTATGCGAAATTTATATGAGTTCTTCGTATAACGCCTCTATCTTTTCCACCATAGCTTTAGCGCTAAAGAACCGGCTGAGCTTATTTTTACCCGCCTTGCCCATCTCGTTGGCGCGGGCTTTATCTCTCAGCAACGATATTATAGCTTGCGCCAGCGCGTCCGGATCTTTCGGAGGGACTAATATCCCGTTCACTCCGTTCTCGACGATTTCAGATACCCCGCCGACATCCGTCGCGATTATCGGTTTGGACAGGGCCATCGCCTCAAGCAGGCATCTTCCCATCCCTTCATTTAAAGAAGGCAGGACAAATATGTCCAGCGCAGACAATGACCTCGGGGCATCATTTGTGGCGCCGCGGAGAATGATATTCCGGGATAAAGAAAGCTCCTTGACCCTGTTCTCTATCGCGCGCCTTTGCGCCCCGTCGCCCGTTATCATAACTTTTAAGTCCGGAAAGATCTTGATGACCTGAGGTATCGCTTCGATGAAATACATGTTCCCTTTTACCGGCTCGAGCCTCGTTATAGTCCCTATCACCGGCCCGTTTGGCGGGATGCCAAGCGATTCCCTCGTCCGCGCAGGGTCATAGTTCGAGTCTATGAACTTTTCCAATTCTACTCCGCTATAAATAGGCACGAATTTATCGGCCTTCGATATCCTGAATCTAACGTGCTCGTCTTTCCCTCTTTGGGTCAACGTGATTATCCTGTCGGTGATACGCGCCGTGAGCCGTTCCAATACGATGAACAACCCGTTCCTTACCGGACCAAAATAACCATAAAAGATATGGCCATGCGGGGTGTGGATTATGACCTTGACGCCGGATAACTTCGCTGCCCACCTGCCCAGGATGCCTGCTTTTGACGTATGGGTGTGGACGATGTCGAAATCCCCTTTCTTTATTATTGCGCATAATTTCAAAAAGGCGATCAGGTCGCTCCAGGGATCTACCTGTCTTACGAGCTGGGGGATTACACGGTAATTTATCCCGCTATCGGACAAAGCCCTTCTTACCCGGCCATCGGGGTCGTTAGTCTTCCCGAAGACCAGGGCTACATCAAACCTTCCCTTATCCAGGCCGGAGGCGGTCAACAGGGTATTCTCCGAAGAGCCGCCTTTATCTAAGCGCGTAATTACATGAAGGACTTTTAATCTTTTTTTCATTTAGTATTCTCTCCGCCGCTATCAGGACATCTTCAGGCGCAATACGCTCCATGCAGACTTTATCGGCGCAATCATGCTCATAGCAAGGCCGTTTACAGCCGGCGTATTTCCTTATGATCGCAAATTTACCGCTCTCGGCGTAAGGCCGGAACTTATGGATGTCCGACGGCCCGAATAAAGCCACCGTGGGCGTGCCTGTGGCCGCGGCGATATGCATGACTCCGGTATCATTTGTGATGAAAAGGTCGAACCTTTTAAGGATGGCGGCAAATTGTTTTAAATTAAATTCGCCGGCGCCGGGCGTAAAAATTATCTTTGCCCCGTACCTTATCTTTAATTCTTTTGCCAGAATATCCCAATTTTCATCCGGCCAGCGCCTGCTCGGCCTTTTAGCGTCTTTATGGAGCCCGAACAACAGGTCACCGGCGGAAATATCACGCGACTTAAAGTAATCATTGGCGAAATTTATCTCATCTTTTTCAAGCGGTATCTCCGTGCCTTTCCCGTCCGCCTTGCCGCCTAAAAATCTCGGGATGTCCAGCATCGACTCAACCGTATGCCTTTTTTGCCGGCCGCTTTCAAAAATTTTACGATTTAAGAAGAAACCTAATCCGCCGGTATTTCGTCCGACCTTATATTTTCCGCCCACAAACCAGAAAATAGACGCCATTTTAATGGCGCCGAAAAGCGAACCTATCTCGTAAAGGTTGATAAGCATATCGTATTTGACTTTCCTCAAATTTATCAACAACTTCAAGGCATCTTTTAAGTCCGGTTTTTCCACGTCTAAGGTCAAGATCTCGTTCACATCCAAGCTGCCCCTCAGGATGCCGGCGGAACGGGTGACCGTAAGAAATGAGATAAAGGCCGACGGAAATCTCCTTCTCAATGCCCTCAAGGCAGGGGTCGACATCACAACGTCTCCGATGCCCGCTAAGTTTACGACAAGGATCTTTTTGACGTCCTTGAAACCGTCCTTTACAGGCTCGGGGAAACGCCTCCCCGCGGTTGAGGTGATCTCTTCAACCGCCATATCCATATCTTTATTCAGCCGGTAATCCTTGTCTATATATATCCTGTGCCACATCTCCAGATTCATAAGCGCCCAGATCCTGTCGGTGAAATTCCGTTTCCCGGAGTAATGCTGATCCAGGATCCGGCGGATATATTCGTAATTGAAATAGCCGCGCTTCTCGATCTGCCGCCTGGACAAGAGATCTTCCGCCATGCCTTTCAGGTCCTGTTTTATCCATCTGCCTATGGGGATCATAAAACCTTGTTTTCGCCGGGCCAGGATCTCCCGGGGCAGCAGATCCCTGAAGGACTTCTTTAACAGGTATTTTAATTTAAGCCCTTTGAGTTTTAATCCGTAAGGGATCGAGGCGGCAAACTCCATCACCTTGTGGTCGCAATATGGCACTCGCAATTCCAGCGAATTCGCCATGCTCATTTTATCAGCCATAAAGAGCAGATCGTCGGCGAGATAGGTTTTTATATCAAAACAAAAGATCCTTTCCAGCGATCTGTCCCCGCCGAAATAATCCGACTTATCCTTAACCGGGTCGGCATCCTTCAATTTTGCGATAAAACCTGCCGTGTAGAGTTTATTTATCTCGTCCGGCCGCAGGAAAGTCACCCAATCGAGATACCTCGCTTCAAAAGACAGGAGTCCGCCCCTGGCGAACCTCCGCGCCCAGCCAAAAAGATCCCTGTTCTGTGTGCTCTCGGGAAACAGGGATGCCGCTTTATACGCCGCCTTTCTAATAATGTCCGGCAGGCGTTGATAATATTCAGAGATATAAGCGCCTAAATACCTGGGATATCCCCCAAAGGCCTCATCTCCGCCGATGCCGCTTAAGGCGACCGTTATGTCTTTCCTCGCTAATTGTGAAATTAAAAAAGTGGGGATCGCGGATGAGTCCGCGAATGGCTCATCGAAATGCCAGGCAAGTTTCGGCAGGAGCCCGATCTCATTCGGATCGACAATAAACTCCCTATGCTCCGTGCCGAAGCATTCACTGACCAGGCGGGCATATTTCAGCTCGTTATAATCTTCATCTTTTCTTCCGTATCCGATACTAAAAGTCTTTATCGGTTGATTTGTCAGGCCCGCCATAACGCTTACTAAGACGCTCGAATCCACTCCTCCGCTTAAAAAAACCCCCAAAGGCACATCGCTTATTAAATGTAACTTTACCGCCTCTTGCAATAGATCATATATCTTGTCGAGATAAAAGATCTCATTTTTCTCTTCATTTACATTCGGTTCCAAGTCCCAATATTTTTCTGTCGAATAATTGCCGTCCCTGAACCTTAAGATATGCCCTGCCGGCAACTTAAAAACAGAATTAAAAATAGTCAAAGGCGCCGGCACATAAAGAAAGGTCAAGAAATTATGTATCGCCTCATGATTTATCTCTTTCTTGATCACATCTGCCTCCAATAAAGCCTTGAGTTCTGAGGCAAAATACAAAACTCCGTCAACAGATGTATAATAAAGCGGTTTTATCCCGATCCTGTCCCTCGCCAAAAATAAGTTCTTATTTTTTTTATCCCAGATAGCGAAGGCGAACATCCCTCTTAAATGCTTTACGCAATCCTCGCCGTATTCCTCATAGAGGTGTACGATCACCTCGCCGTCTGTCTTCGTATAAAATTTATGCCCTTTCGCCTCAAGGGAATACCGTAACTCTTGAAAATTATATATCTCGCCGTTATAAACGAGCCAAAGCGCCTGATTTTCATCGTGTATCGGCTGTTGCCCGCATTCTAATCCGATTATCTTTAATCTTCGCACGCCCAATGAGACATTATCATCCAAATAGGCGCCGCTTTCATCGGGGCCGCGATGAAATGTGACCGCGCCCATGCGCTCCAAAAGCGAAGGATCGCGGATCCCTATCGCGCCGTAGATTCCGCACATTTATTCTTCACCAAAATTTTCATCTGCCTGTCAACCGCATCTAACATCTCCTCTACTGTGATTAATTCCATACATTCGTGCGTCTTGCAAAAACCTTTTTCGCATGGGCTGCAAGGCAGGTCCTTCCGCAGGACAATGTGATTTTCTCCGACAGGCCGCCACCGCCAGGGTAAAGTCGGCCCCATAGTCGATACCGTGGGCACCCCTAATGCGCAGGCGATATGCAAAGGGCCGGAATTATTACAGACCAAAAGTTGGCACCGCTGGATCAGCGCCATTAAATGCGCCAAAGAGATATCTTTTACGACAATAGCTTTTGCCTTCATTGATCCCGCGGCCCTTTCAACCAGATCCTTTTCTTCCGGCCCCCCGATAAGGACCACCTTCGCAGGGTATCTTTTGATTATTTCATCGGAGAGTCCGGCGGCTCTCTCCGCCGGCCAGCGTTGCGATGGATAATATCCTCCAAGATGGATGCCGACTAAAATTTCACCCTGATCAATGCCCTGCGATGATAAAAGATCCTTAACAAATGCCGAATCCTGCGGAGCTACATGAAGTTGAGGCTTCTCCCCGCCGGGGACTATTCCCAGCTTTCTTATGACGTCCATATTATTTTCAACGAGATGTTTCTTTTCTTTGCCGTGTCCGGCCTTTATATTGAAGAATATGCCCCTGCCCGCGATATCGTAGCCTGCCCGATAAGGGGCGCCGCTCAAATAAGCCAATAAGGCGCTTTTATAATCCCAAGCCATGATCAGGTCGACGGCTAGATCGAACTTCCTATCCCGCAATCCCCCGATGAATTTAAGGTCCCAAAAGGGCTTGCAGCCGATAACCTCATTTACGGCGGGATCGTTCATAAGTAAGTCCCTGTATTCCTCCTTGACCATCACCGCGATGTGCGCTTCCGGAAAAGATTTCCTCACCGCTTTGATCGCCGGCGTAGAAAGCGCTATATCTCCTATGCGGTCTAGCCGCAGGATCAAGATCTTTTTGATCCTATTTTTTTGCGTAAGCAACGATAACCTCGTTTTGGCCTAACAAACCCCTGAATCGCATCAAAGGTTTCCTGATAATGGATAAAAAAGGCAGATGTTTTACCAAATAACCTTTAACCCGGTATTTTTTCAGCATCCCGCCCAGGTCCGTCCCCGACGGCCTTTGTTCTAAATTTAAAACAGTAAACCCCGAATTTTCCAATAAGCGGCCTAATGTACGGCGCGAAAAGTTATAGAGGTGTTCCCGGGCTAAAACGCCGTTTAGCTTATCGGCCTTAAATTTGAAATAATAATCCATATTAGGGGTCTCAACGGCTAATACGCCCCCTTTTTTCAACGCGCGATAAACTTTCTTCAGGGCCTCTGAGGGGCGCCGTAAATGTTCTATCACGTGCCACATCGTGATCACGTCGAAGGAGTCGCTCTCCAGATCAGCGTCCTCGATCGAGCCCGTAAGCACGTCTACGCCGGCAGCCCGGGCTATGTCCGCCGACAACGGTGAAAATTCTATCCCGGATACTTGCCATTTCCTCTCTTTAGCCGATTGCAAAAAAAATCCGACGCCGCAGCCGATGTCTAATAACCTGCCTTCGCCTTTAAATTTTTTTATCGCGTCCAGTCGCTCTTTAAAGCGGCACTTATACAACCTCTCTTCTTCATAATGGCCCTTTAGGTCCGAGTAATAGTTGACATAGTATTCGCTTAACCACGACTTATCCGGCCTTGGGTTCATATATACCAGACCGCACCCTTGGCATTGGACGATATTAAATTTATCCGAGCTTACTATATTTTTCGTCCCGTTGATCCCGCATATATCGCAGCTGACTTCTTCCATGGCCTATCCCTTATAATTTACCGCTCTTTTTGATCACCCACAAAAAATTAGCACTTAAAAGGTCATTAAGCAAAGGTGTAGTCGCCAAATACGGCCGCGTAATATCGACATGATATCTCTTAAAGATAAGGTTGTTCCCCCTTAACAGGCCTTCAAACCTGAATCTGTCAATTAAACCGAAATGGAGCCTTGTGTTATCGTTAAGATAATTTTCCGTCCTGAACGCGCGCAAAAGACGCCGTTTTAAATGTCCAAAAAGCTCCCTTATCCCGTTGGGCGTATAGATTATCAGCGTTCCTCCGGTTTTTAATACCCGGCGCACTTCTTTGATCAACTTTTCCTTATCGAAATGGGTTATGTGTTCGATAAAATCAGCCGCCACGACTTTGTCAAAAAATCCGTCATCGAAAGGCAGGGCGCCGTTTGTGACGTCGCGGACCAGGAATGTCGCCTTGTCCTTAAAGTTATAACGGCTGGAAAGCAGGACGGCGGCTTCTATCGATTTATTTGAATAGTCGACCCCCCAAGCCGCAGCTCCCGCCAGCGCTGAATGGTAAACAAGGGCGCCGGCGCCGCAGCCTAAATCCAATATCTTTTC
Protein-coding sequences here:
- a CDS encoding class I SAM-dependent methyltransferase, producing the protein MEEVSCDICGINGTKNIVSSDKFNIVQCQGCGLVYMNPRPDKSWLSEYYVNYYSDLKGHYEEERLYKCRFKERLDAIKKFKGEGRLLDIGCGVGFFLQSAKERKWQVSGIEFSPLSADIARAAGVDVLTGSIEDADLESDSFDVITMWHVIEHLRRPSEALKKVYRALKKGGVLAVETPNMDYYFKFKADKLNGVLAREHLYNFSRRTLGRLLENSGFTVLNLEQRPSGTDLGGMLKKYRVKGYLVKHLPFLSIIRKPLMRFRGLLGQNEVIVAYAKK
- a CDS encoding glycosyltransferase family 4 protein; amino-acid sequence: MKKRLKVLHVITRLDKGGSSENTLLTASGLDKGRFDVALVFGKTNDPDGRVRRALSDSGINYRVIPQLVRQVDPWSDLIAFLKLCAIIKKGDFDIVHTHTSKAGILGRWAAKLSGVKVIIHTPHGHIFYGYFGPVRNGLFIVLERLTARITDRIITLTQRGKDEHVRFRISKADKFVPIYSGVELEKFIDSNYDPARTRESLGIPPNGPVIGTITRLEPVKGNMYFIEAIPQVIKIFPDLKVMITGDGAQRRAIENRVKELSLSRNIILRGATNDAPRSLSALDIFVLPSLNEGMGRCLLEAMALSKPIIATDVGGVSEIVENGVNGILVPPKDPDALAQAIISLLRDKARANEMGKAGKNKLSRFFSAKAMVEKIEALYEELI
- the asnB gene encoding asparagine synthase (glutamine-hydrolyzing) — its product is MCGIYGAIGIRDPSLLERMGAVTFHRGPDESGAYLDDNVSLGVRRLKIIGLECGQQPIHDENQALWLVYNGEIYNFQELRYSLEAKGHKFYTKTDGEVIVHLYEEYGEDCVKHLRGMFAFAIWDKKNKNLFLARDRIGIKPLYYTSVDGVLYFASELKALLEADVIKKEINHEAIHNFLTFLYVPAPLTIFNSVFKLPAGHILRFRDGNYSTEKYWDLEPNVNEEKNEIFYLDKIYDLLQEAVKLHLISDVPLGVFLSGGVDSSVLVSVMAGLTNQPIKTFSIGYGRKDEDYNELKYARLVSECFGTEHREFIVDPNEIGLLPKLAWHFDEPFADSSAIPTFLISQLARKDITVALSGIGGDEAFGGYPRYLGAYISEYYQRLPDIIRKAAYKAASLFPESTQNRDLFGWARRFARGGLLSFEARYLDWVTFLRPDEINKLYTAGFIAKLKDADPVKDKSDYFGGDRSLERIFCFDIKTYLADDLLFMADKMSMANSLELRVPYCDHKVMEFAASIPYGLKLKGLKLKYLLKKSFRDLLPREILARRKQGFMIPIGRWIKQDLKGMAEDLLSRRQIEKRGYFNYEYIRRILDQHYSGKRNFTDRIWALMNLEMWHRIYIDKDYRLNKDMDMAVEEITSTAGRRFPEPVKDGFKDVKKILVVNLAGIGDVVMSTPALRALRRRFPSAFISFLTVTRSAGILRGSLDVNEILTLDVEKPDLKDALKLLINLRKVKYDMLINLYEIGSLFGAIKMASIFWFVGGKYKVGRNTGGLGFFLNRKIFESGRQKRHTVESMLDIPRFLGGKADGKGTEIPLEKDEINFANDYFKSRDISAGDLLFGLHKDAKRPSRRWPDENWDILAKELKIRYGAKIIFTPGAGEFNLKQFAAILKRFDLFITNDTGVMHIAAATGTPTVALFGPSDIHKFRPYAESGKFAIIRKYAGCKRPCYEHDCADKVCMERIAPEDVLIAAERILNEKKIKSPSCNYALR
- a CDS encoding inorganic phosphate transporter; this encodes MTFFIILIAVFLAMNVGANNAAAEMEAAYRTGVRTKKEALILIAIFVILGAIISGLPVLKTLSEGIVPIRTFKSYFYIVFVVMAVAAAYDFISSIFKVSIPTTYAIVSSIAAAGIYYETMSVEKYTDILAWWVLSPICVFGAAFAIGKLLNSGAVKEYRHLKEKKKG
- a CDS encoding glycosyltransferase family 9 protein encodes the protein MLTQKNRIKKILILRLDRIGDIALSTPAIKAVRKSFPEAHIAVMVKEEYRDLLMNDPAVNEVIGCKPFWDLKFIGGLRDRKFDLAVDLIMAWDYKSALLAYLSGAPYRAGYDIAGRGIFFNIKAGHGKEKKHLVENNMDVIRKLGIVPGGEKPQLHVAPQDSAFVKDLLSSQGIDQGEILVGIHLGGYYPSQRWPAERAAGLSDEIIKRYPAKVVLIGGPEEKDLVERAAGSMKAKAIVVKDISLAHLMALIQRCQLLVCNNSGPLHIACALGVPTVSTMGPTLPWRWRPVGENHIVLRKDLPCSPCEKGFCKTHECMELITVEEMLDAVDRQMKILVKNKCAESTAR
- the nagA gene encoding N-acetylglucosamine-6-phosphate deacetylase, yielding MPGKIERGKTLFVNNGRISPAGGVPAKGCEVLDAKGLFVSPGFIDMHVHGIFADKAVALDGPGLKEMCVRLAKHGVTGFLATTVSSPLSTLLKTVRIVKNFIEENPGTNLLGVHFEGPFVNPQAGGAQNRKYIRPFDPSGMEDVFSEGKGIIKAMTFAPEVKGGMRLLKALTARGIKPFIGHSTAGYKEVEAAAEKGATHVTHIFNAMPVLHHREPGLIGAALTIDNITADIIADGIHVDPSAVKLAVEAKGTGKLVLISDGIGSGGKTFMLGGLKVRVKGKEARLDNGKLAGSVIGLNDAVRNIMKFAGVSLPEAVCMASLNPARILGIDGRKGSLEPGKDADIVIFDQDLRIRHTIIKGNAWN